In Nitrobacteraceae bacterium AZCC 1564, the following proteins share a genomic window:
- a CDS encoding phosphoribosylformylglycinamidine synthase I (product_source=TIGR01737; cath_funfam=3.40.50.880; cog=COG0047; ko=KO:K23265; pfam=PF13507; smart=SM01211; superfamily=52317; tigrfam=TIGR01737), with amino-acid sequence MKSAILVFPGINRERDMARALKLASGNDAAMVWHAETSLPKGTDLVVVPGGFSYGDYLRCGAIAARAPVMDAVRAHAAAGGLVLGVCNGFQILCESGLLPGVLMRNAQLKFICRDVYLRVERSDTPFTRGYNAGQVIRVPVAHGEGNYAADEETIRRLEGDGRVLYRYCSPDGEVGDTHNINGAAASIAGIVNEKGNVLGMMPHPENHVEDIMGCTDGRGLFAGLAEHLKRAA; translated from the coding sequence ATGAAATCAGCCATTCTCGTCTTTCCAGGCATCAACCGTGAACGTGATATGGCGCGGGCGCTGAAGCTGGCGTCCGGCAACGATGCCGCGATGGTCTGGCACGCCGAGACGTCCCTGCCGAAAGGGACGGATCTAGTCGTGGTCCCGGGCGGATTTTCTTACGGGGACTATCTGCGATGTGGGGCGATTGCCGCACGCGCGCCTGTGATGGACGCGGTGCGGGCTCACGCCGCTGCAGGTGGTCTTGTGCTCGGGGTTTGCAACGGTTTCCAGATCCTGTGCGAGTCCGGCCTATTGCCCGGCGTGTTGATGCGCAATGCGCAGCTCAAGTTCATTTGCCGCGATGTGTACCTTCGCGTCGAGCGTTCCGATACGCCGTTCACACGCGGCTACAATGCAGGGCAGGTGATCCGCGTGCCGGTGGCGCATGGCGAAGGAAATTATGCCGCCGACGAAGAGACTATCCGCCGCCTGGAAGGTGACGGCCGTGTGCTCTATCGCTACTGTTCGCCTGACGGCGAAGTCGGCGACACGCACAACATCAATGGCGCAGCCGCTTCGATCGCGGGCATCGTCAATGAGAAGGGCAACGTCCTCGGCATGATGCCGCATCCTGAGAACCACGTTGAAGACATCATGGGATGCACCGATGGCCGCGGATTGTTCGCTGGTCTCGCCGAACACTTGAAGCGCGCTGCGTAA
- a CDS encoding hypothetical protein (product_source=Hypo-rule applied), whose protein sequence is MSKFQASAAQSSAVDHAEFFSYSETIANEEEQRLIGFDDRRPVTLAHGLRQFQATCFAM, encoded by the coding sequence ATGAGCAAGTTTCAGGCCAGCGCGGCTCAGAGCAGTGCCGTCGATCATGCTGAATTTTTCAGCTATTCGGAAACCATCGCCAACGAGGAAGAACAGCGGCTTATCGGGTTCGATGACCGTCGCCCGGTCACCCTCGCGCACGGCTTGCGACAGTTTCAGGCAACATGCTTTGCGATGTGA
- a CDS encoding peptide/nickel transport system substrate-binding protein (product_source=KO:K02035; cath_funfam=3.10.105.10,3.40.190.10,3.90.76.10; cleavage_site_network=SignalP-noTM; cog=COG0747; ko=KO:K02035; pfam=PF00496; superfamily=53850) — MFKYSACYALAFAAALGVSSQPAMAESTLRIAMTAADIPTATGLPNNGFEGMRFLGYPIFEGLVLWDLAKTDQLAILRPGLAEKWEQASDDNKTWIFHLRHGVKFHDGTDFNADAVIWNLDRYFKNDSPQFEAPSSAMSRARVPLMGSYKKVDDFTVSITTTAAASYFPYMAVYLLFTSPASFEKAGRDWSKVALLPAAGTGPFRITKIVPRERVELARFDGYWDAAKKAKVDNIVLMPIPEANARLAALRSGQVDWIEVPPADGIASLKTAGFNITTGSYPHVWPWFYNIGATNSPFKDVKVRQAVNYCVDREGLIALVGGTAEPSAGWLKTSDPNFGTPVNRYKFDPAKGKALLAEAGYSAAKPLSFKVLISSSGSGQMLPLPMNEFLQQNLKEACGVDVEFDVVEWQVLLTAARATPDSPSLKGAMALNISSPSSDSGIMARYFAAANFSPNGFNFEQWKDDGFEDALKTLAAAADPKVIAAATRKAHERLVDNPPWLYIVHDLNPRAMSTKVKGFVSPQSWFLDMTLVSMQ, encoded by the coding sequence ATGTTCAAGTATTCAGCCTGTTACGCCTTAGCCTTCGCAGCCGCTCTTGGTGTTTCATCTCAGCCGGCAATGGCTGAAAGCACATTGCGGATCGCCATGACAGCGGCCGATATTCCCACCGCAACCGGCCTTCCAAATAACGGATTCGAGGGCATGCGCTTCCTCGGTTATCCAATCTTCGAAGGACTGGTGTTATGGGACCTCGCCAAGACTGATCAGCTGGCAATCCTGCGTCCTGGACTGGCGGAAAAATGGGAGCAGGCGTCTGACGACAACAAGACCTGGATCTTTCATCTGCGCCATGGCGTGAAATTTCATGATGGCACAGACTTCAACGCAGATGCCGTGATCTGGAATCTCGATCGTTATTTCAAGAATGATAGCCCGCAGTTTGAGGCGCCGAGTTCGGCCATGTCGCGGGCGCGCGTGCCGTTGATGGGCTCCTACAAGAAGGTCGACGACTTCACGGTTTCGATAACGACAACCGCGGCCGCGTCTTACTTTCCATACATGGCGGTCTATCTGCTTTTCACATCGCCGGCGTCGTTCGAAAAGGCGGGTCGCGACTGGAGCAAAGTCGCGCTGCTGCCTGCAGCGGGCACTGGTCCGTTCCGCATTACCAAGATAGTGCCGCGTGAACGGGTCGAACTCGCGCGCTTCGATGGCTATTGGGATGCTGCCAAGAAGGCCAAGGTTGATAACATCGTGCTGATGCCAATCCCCGAGGCCAATGCGCGGCTGGCCGCGCTACGTTCAGGCCAGGTCGACTGGATCGAGGTGCCGCCAGCGGATGGCATTGCATCGCTGAAAACCGCCGGCTTCAACATTACCACGGGATCCTATCCGCATGTCTGGCCGTGGTTCTACAACATCGGCGCGACGAACAGTCCGTTCAAAGATGTCAAGGTTCGTCAGGCGGTTAACTACTGCGTGGACCGCGAAGGACTCATCGCGCTTGTCGGTGGTACCGCGGAGCCATCAGCTGGATGGCTCAAGACCAGCGATCCCAACTTCGGCACGCCAGTCAATCGTTACAAATTCGATCCCGCCAAGGGCAAGGCGCTGCTTGCGGAAGCAGGCTATTCAGCTGCCAAGCCGCTATCGTTCAAGGTGCTGATCTCGAGTTCGGGATCGGGACAGATGTTGCCGTTGCCGATGAACGAATTCCTCCAGCAAAATCTCAAGGAGGCCTGCGGTGTCGATGTCGAATTCGATGTGGTCGAATGGCAGGTGCTACTGACGGCTGCCCGCGCAACGCCGGACAGTCCGAGTTTGAAAGGCGCAATGGCGCTCAACATCAGTTCGCCGTCGTCGGATTCTGGCATCATGGCGCGTTATTTTGCTGCGGCTAATTTCTCGCCGAATGGCTTCAACTTCGAACAATGGAAGGATGACGGGTTTGAAGACGCCTTGAAGACTCTCGCGGCTGCCGCCGACCCGAAGGTGATTGCGGCGGCCACCCGCAAAGCGCACGAACGGCTCGTGGACAATCCGCCTTGGCTCTACATCGTCCACGATCTCAATCCGCGGGCGATGAGCACGAAGGTCAAAGGCTTCGTCTCACCGCAGTCGTGGTTTCTCGACATGACCTTGGTCAGTATGCAGTGA